One segment of Gammaproteobacteria bacterium DNA contains the following:
- a CDS encoding transposase, whose amino-acid sequence MGEGSTPFGRTRAKYARTSPRSGSPRDLNAIFYINKTGCQWRYLPKDFPAYTTVSTYYHQWINNGVFEKINTALHQKFRQEVGRNETPSAAIIDSQSVKGTQECADETGLDGGKLVKGRKRHILVDTIDLLRNM is encoded by the coding sequence ATGGGAGAGGGTTCAACCCCTTTTGGAAGAACGCGAGCCAAATACGCGAGGACGTCCCCGAGAAGTGGATCTCCGCGAGATTTAAATGCAATTTTTTACATCAATAAAACGGGTTGTCAGTGGCGATATCTTCCCAAAGATTTTCCGGCGTATACCACCGTCAGCACTTATTATCATCAATGGATCAATAACGGTGTTTTCGAGAAAATTAACACGGCGCTTCACCAAAAATTTCGTCAAGAAGTAGGGCGAAATGAGACCCCAAGCGCCGCGATCATTGATAGCCAATCGGTGAAAGGCACCCAGGAATGTGCGGATGAAACAGGATTGGATGGAGGCAAGTTAGTTAAAGGAAGAAAAAGGCATATTCTAGTGGATACAATAGACCTGCTCCGAAATATGTAG
- a CDS encoding transposase family protein: MRNFQSIAVRNERQFRAMTGVSQQEFDQLVPVFARCLNEEKRRRYRRQQAQRRRHPGGGRRGILSTPELKLFFLLFYLKNYPTFDVLGCLFDMSPSKAQENVMKLIPILKQAEKELHVLPHRHLKIVPIDSQQEQDTEKNRKIMIDATERPCRRPKNKRRQKNYYSGKRKAHTLKNTVIAPIKGGIDVIGPTTPGHQHDYAMLKGELDPEKPGLSSVEVSADLGYQGIEKNYPKIGTIHIPHKKPRKSKTHPNPKLTPKQKRENRLISQVRVGIEHLIGQLKNFGALTIKFRNRLNNVSDQIILVVAGLCNLRNGYEVQ; this comes from the coding sequence ATGCGAAACTTTCAATCGATTGCTGTGCGTAATGAACGACAATTCAGAGCGATGACCGGGGTTTCTCAGCAAGAATTTGATCAACTTGTTCCTGTGTTTGCACGCTGTTTGAACGAAGAGAAACGGCGGCGTTATCGCCGACAGCAGGCACAACGTCGACGCCACCCGGGCGGTGGGCGCAGGGGAATTTTGTCGACGCCTGAATTAAAGCTTTTCTTTCTTCTTTTTTATCTAAAAAACTATCCAACCTTTGACGTATTAGGTTGTTTATTTGATATGAGTCCGTCAAAAGCTCAAGAAAATGTGATGAAGTTAATCCCGATTTTGAAGCAGGCTGAAAAAGAGCTTCATGTTTTACCTCATCGCCACCTTAAAATCGTGCCGATAGACAGTCAACAAGAACAAGATACTGAAAAAAATAGAAAAATTATGATTGATGCGACAGAAAGGCCCTGTCGTCGACCGAAAAACAAGCGTCGGCAAAAAAACTATTATAGCGGTAAGAGAAAGGCCCATACCCTCAAAAACACGGTCATCGCCCCTATTAAAGGGGGTATTGATGTCATCGGCCCAACCACGCCCGGACATCAGCATGACTACGCCATGTTAAAAGGAGAACTGGACCCTGAAAAACCGGGGCTTTCATCCGTAGAAGTTTCGGCCGATTTAGGCTATCAAGGGATCGAAAAAAACTATCCCAAGATCGGGACTATTCATATTCCCCATAAAAAACCACGCAAGTCAAAAACTCATCCAAATCCGAAGCTGACGCCAAAACAGAAAAGAGAAAATCGCCTGATCAGTCAGGTTCGTGTTGGCATTGAGCATCTCATCGGTCAATTAAAGAACTTTGGTGCACTAACAATAAAGTTTAGAAACCGCCTTAATAATGTAAGCGATCAAATTATATTGGTCGTCGCTGGACTCTGCAACCTAAGAAATGGCTATGAGGTTCAATGA